The DNA window CATCAAATGCACGATAGGACAATAAAGATGTGGTAAAACATAATGCTACGTTTCACAGCCAATTAATGAAGTCAAAGTAGGTGGAGGAAAGTTCAAGACACAAACCGGATTTTGAATAGACTCAGGATCAGGTAGATTTACACTTAACCCCGCCTTCTGTTTCAAAATTTCAGGTTCTATTTGATGATCACAGTTTTTCCTTTTTGCGGTTGCTGTAAGTCACAAGAGAGAGTACATGACACGATGCTTAGGACAAAAAGTGTTTAGAGCTGATAAAAACATTTAACATTACTTTTGTGAGGGAAAACGAAGAACTGACATAGCTAGCAAGTATAGTACAAACTCAAGGATCAGTTTGTTAAATGGCTAAGTGTTAGACCTATTTTGATAGCAAATGGAGGTAAAATGCAAGTTGAACAAACCTCAAGAGATCATAGTGAAGTTTATACATCAATACTGTGTGTCCAATGCATACAATCATATAAGTACATGGAAATGGGATCTATGAAAACATGCAAGACTGGAGACAGCAATAAGTTCCCAAACAAACATCTAATATGAATTGTTACTCTCTTCTGTCTCCATCTGTCCCCCTAATCTGATCAAATACTTAAAAATGTCCAATGGACATATTACAATACAGCAGTTTAAGCCCTAGTTTTTCTCAACAGAATGGGGTGATGCGTACCATGTTTCTTTCTAGATTGCGGTGAATCCTGAGAAGGTGCACGAAGCTGTTTAGTTGCATGATAACCAATTAATCCACAGTGATGGTCCCTgtcaaaaacaaatataatacataGAAGCATTCAAGCATCAGATAAAAACTCAATTACCGAGAATCACACAAAAAGACAAGCACAAATTTGAGAATTCCTTGCTGAAAACAAAAATTTGTGCATAGAATAGGCTGTCTAAGAACATAAGCAATTCAGTTCAGTGCCTAAACAACAGTATACAGATGTATGATCCATGTGCAGAAGTAAGGTAAACTGGCTGTCCAATTATAGGAGCGCATCAGCAGAGTGCTATACAGAACTTTGTAGGCGAATTCTCTCAAAGAATAGCTTACCAGTACTCCCATGTCATCTCCTTTAATCGGTGCTCAAGCTTGTGAAAGAGGGGAGTTTTCTCAAAGTCCTGTTTATTATGAGTTGGCTTAATAAAATTTGCTTCTAGAACACCTAAAAAAGGCAAGTAAACTAGTTAGCACCTTTTCCAGCCAGTAATTGACAGAAGGattgaacaccatacaagtagaaAAGAAAAGCTCCATAGGCTTACCTACAACCCCTCTGCTTCTATTGACAGAAATGCCTACTACCACGTGCCAAAATGGCTGCAAAGAAACGAATGGGAACTTTCAAGAGAAAATATATAGGCTCTGAAGATCATTTATCAAAGGATTATAAACACAGTGCATACCGTACACTTGTCCCAAAACCAGGTTAAGTGCAGAATGTACATTTAACATTAGTTGATAAGTAAAAGACTTCAAAAAATGGAAGGAAAATTTGAGTGTTACCAAAGGCATGTTCAAGGAAAGGTCACGTGTACAGAGGAATACATAACTAAGAGTGTAACAGAACTAATACTGAAACACTTATTCAGACCCGCAGCAAACAGTTTATATTTAGAAATCCTTTTCCTTAATACTGCATATGTATCAGGTCCTCATCCATTTTCCTTCTTgtcctttttttcattttcttttttcatcagATTATTGGGTTCCTAATAAGCGGTGAAGGTCTGAACATCTatgcaaaataattttgtagGAACAAAGGTGGGATTTTTACCATTTACAATTTTACTCATTAATTTCAGTCATTATCAAGTCCTAGAGTCCACCTAAAAAGCTATGTTTTTGAAAAGTGTGACCCGGCTTGGAAAGAAGTGCGGAAATTTCTGAAGGTGATAGACAAGGCAAAGCACcatttacaaaatcaaaacattgcATAGAGGAAACACACCAGTATCAAACGATTCTTGTGGTAGACATTGAAACCATGAATATTCACCAGTGGAGCTTCCTTTAGGAAACCAATGGAAGTAATGACGGAACCCtgcaaagaacaaaaaataacaatttaagaATCTTAGAAAAACTGTACTATGTAGCTCTCcaaaaatatcatttctacAGTAGTATTACGTCCTCCATTTAGTTGACTCAAATTATCCTTTTTATCCTTCGGAGAAGTTCCATTAATGTTTTAACTCAAACTACCCCTTTACGCGTTTATacattttgtttcaaaaaatgTACATATATGTTGCGTGTGTAACTATATATAGGCCTCTTTTCAATCATAAGCAGattaaaagaataaatgaacaatataaagaccctattttttttaaataaccgAGAATTCCCCGATGGCCAGCAGGCGGCGCATGGTTCTGACAAATAAAATAGAGGAAAAGAGCATATACTGTtctgaaaaataaatagaggAAAAGAGAAGGCTCCGATCAATGTTGTCAATGATTTACTTTACACTATGTTTGACTAAGTTCTCTCATATCAAAGACAAACTAGTGGAAACCTCTTCGCATCCACCATTCTGAGGTTTGTACAAGATAAATTCTCGATACTTGAGATCATTGGCAATGTTATGATACTCTACAATCTGCCCGCACAGCCATATGCAAAAGTTTTCTGGGATTCGCAAGTACAAGATAGATAAATATGCCTGTTAGAAGAGAACACAAAAGAGTTAGAAATTAGGGATCTCCTTGAATGAAGAAACTTCAAGTGCATCTTGATCATTAAAGAACTTACTCGGAGTGAATATCGAAGAGTGTTGGCAAGATGCAGGTCACTTACTGACATGCGGGAGTAACTTTTACCACTTTCTGCATCACAAGAGATACGAATATCCTGCTTATTGTAATAGAAGTAGTCCTATTATGGTAAGTAACAGGGCTAGAAATTCCAAACGGGAAAATTAGTTTAGAAAGAAGAAATCAAACCTCAGGGTCTGAGTAGAAGTCGAGCTCcatttttccttcatcatttagCCACAAATTGTAGATTATGATCTTCGAGCCATGATCACCAATGCTATCAAACTGTGAAGGGAAAAGAAATGGTTGGTAGAAAAAAGGTTATATCAACAATAGTAACACagagaaaaagaatcaaatagACATAACTTGGTATATTAAAGATCCAGAACAACCTGCAACAATATTTATAGGATCTCTAAGTTATGCATGACTGATTCCCTGCTCACATGCCTTCCAGTCCCAACCCCCCCCTCTCCTTTAGCATTCAGATAGAAAATTCTCTAGAACGATAACAGTATCTAGCAACATAATCAGAATATAGAAAATGCAATGTTTCATCTAATCAATATAGGTCCAGCCATCCAGGAAACTTAGAACGGTAACAAAATCAAGCCCTCCAACACCTtgagaaaaaagggaaaatggcTTATAAATCTAAGACAGCTGGTCAATGGATAAGGTAAGTATTTAAACATTTATTCTGATGAGGTGATTAGAGATGAAGAAAGTCCACGAATAGAATATTGAAGTAACTAGGCCTAGGCAACTTTCAGTGTGAACAGTTTCAAATAGACTCTAGAATTCTGAGCATCAAACCACCATGACATCCTGAATTTTTCAAGCACCAAAGGAAGAAGAACCAGAACACATTTTCATAATGACAAGAAAGCACGTGTTTAGATGTTCTAACTCATGCACCAGATGTTCCCCTAGTCACATGCCCTTGCTATTCCACACACTTTAGCCCTTTCTTACATGTCAAATCACTCTCCAACATAACCAAAACACCATCAGCATAACTATAATTAATTACACGTTCTGTATATGGAAGAATGTCTAATACAAGATAAATCTGAATTTTATGGAGTATTTAACGGCATATGGATGAGAGCAATGCATGAAGCCATTCTAACACAGGACAACCTTAAAAAGAGGAAGATTTAGATTGTGAATAGATGCCACATGTGCAACAGAGAAGTAGAAACTCATAGCCATCCATTTCTGCAGTGTCCGGCTGCTGCAGAACTTATGGCACATGTTCCTCACCCTTTTTGGCCTCAGATGGGCAATGGCCAACACTATCAGGGAAGTTTTTGAATGCTGGAGCCACTGGACAGTTGACAGCACCATCAAAAAGATTTGGAAGATGATACAAGATGACATTTTTTGGACttaagaatgaaagaaataGAAGATGTTTTGATGCCCTCTCAACTAGCCAATCTATGCTCAAAGTTAACTGTCTTTTGTATTTATACCATTAGGTTTTTTTGTCCCCAATGGATTCCCCTGATAGCTTTTAAGATTTTGTTTGCTCTATGATAGTGTACTAGAGATGACATACTAGTGCTCACTCTTTTGTAACTACTTTGCATCTTGTTGATGCCATGAATGGAATCAATTACTTcatcttaaaaataataataatgaaaaaaaaaaaagaacaggCAAATTTGATGCAGGTTTAGACTCACTTGCTTAAGAAGCTCTTCCTCAGTTGAAAATGGAGACCACTGCAACAACAATGAGAGATTGTTCACAAAATGCTGTTCACTGCAGATTGAAGTCCATTTGCTAGTTGCTGACATGAACTCATAATCAATCTGTATCATATGAGCAAAGAAGTTAAAATAATAGACTGGCAACTGACTAGCCACTAAAGAGTTATTCAACTTTCAACATTCTACAATCATTTCCCACCtcaattttctcaaaatctcAAATTACTCGTAACAAATTTTGGTTTCACCCTGTGGAGGATGAGATGTTGCCCCGGTTAGGAGGTGTGAGTGGTTGGTCATAATGGGCTTAAGGGAtgtgggggaggggggggagGCTAAGCCAAAGAAGTATTATTGAGGTGAGGTGTGAAGTGATTAGGCAGGATATGTCGCAACTGCAGCTCATCAAGGACATGACCCTTGATATGAGGGGTGGAGGTTGAAAATTAAGGTAGAGGATTAGTAGGTAGTCAGGtgaatttcttttcctttccctGTGTATCAGTATTATTCttgtttttcattatttttcaatttctacTTCTACATGTTGTTCCTTAGCCTCGGTTATCTTATTATCTTGATGTTGTTTCTGCTTGTTGCTACTGTCTCTTTTTTATTGTTCTTTGAGCTGAGGAACTTTCAGAAACAACCACTACCTTCTCAAGGTAGGGGGCAAGGtatgcgtacactctaccctccttAGACCCCACATGTGGGGATTAcactgggtttgttgttgttgcacgtaaacaatttttttcactttgatGATGCAAATTGCATGTAAATGAAGTAATACATGAAATAGATTCAAAAGTAGGAAGCAAATAAATTACATGGTTAAACCTTGCTATTCCAATTgaaccttattttttttttatctctaaagattgtcaatttattatataaataacattgcATGTAATTAATTAGTACATAGTATTTTTGGGGCCTTTTAACTTTTGGGGCATAAGGCAATGACTTCATTTGCCTTGCCCTCGAGCCACTCCTATTGGCGAGGGTTAGTCTATGAGAGATAGCATCCCAAACAATTTAAAAGGATATGGACAAGGTAAAACTTGCACCTACATTCTAAAGGTTAACTTAATGCATTCAACGAAACCACAAATACACAAGTACCATTGCTCATGTTGTCGCAGGTGTGCTGAGAACATAAAAAAGAAAGGGGCTGTCTTGAGAAAAAAAGGGACTGAACGGGATTTTCAGAATAAATAAATGCTTGTAGATCAAATAACCAATCCAATTACTTGTCGATTACACCAAAATGCTTTGAAAGGCAAATGAAGAGGCTCACCATAGGTACCACTATTCTATCAAGGCCTGCTCGTGTCAAAAATGTAAAAGAGAGAAGACCGACACTTTGCGTCAATTTCCTGCTCACAGTAGCAAtgtaaagaaattaaaagattAATGTTCAAAAGAGACTGTCAGAAACTCGTTGACCAAAAAAGATGATGCTTTTATTCACCGTTAGAATGAATATAAGTAGTATCTTACATAAACTGACCATTCaggaaatagaaaagaaaacaatGAGTCCATGTTCCAAAGGAGGAATAGCCTAAGGTATCCCCTAGGTAttcaaaggaaaagaagaaagagcAATCCTTTCTGCTTTTTAAATGCTACCGGTCCCAAGAAGAGATACTTACTCCCtccatctcatttttttttccaaaaagaaaacttttgaggTGGAAGGAGTAATATCTCTTCTAAGACTAGTGCATCTCAAAGTGTACATTCACCttgtttataaaagaaaattcctTCCTGTGTTGAGTTATCCTAAAGTAAAACAAATCTCACTTTGACAGTGAAcctctttttctcttcttctccacaAGGGCAAAAGAGAAATCTAAAAAGAGAACGGAAAAATAAGAAGAGGAAAGCGAGAGAGAAAACAATACCTTTAATTCCTAAAACTTATGACAAACTCCAATTTGGTCTCAAGTTAATTTGGTGAAAGAGTTTGTCCTGGAACTCTTAAATCCAATTTTCTTGTTTTGCACAAGAAGCGACAAGGCCCCTAGGGCTTGAAGTGGAAAGCGAGAAGTGAAGTGTATGCTTCGTTGAAGTAAAGCACGTAATTTACAAAATAAGAATAGGTGAAATACATGGATAGACACTCTATTTTGACACCAAATACCATTTAGAACACCTAAACTTTACCCATGACTAGACACTTCTTGGCATAAGTGTGACCGTGAACCCCTCATGCTGAAACAGCAAAAATTGTATTTTCCACTCAACTTCAGGCGCATGAAGACccttaaaattatgtttttttccGTGTGAACCCCACTTCTTCACCCCAACACCAACACCCTCTGGCCACCATCCTAACAAAAACAATATCACCACCACATATTCACCAAAATAAACATATCCACAGCAGGGGTGGAGAGAGAAGGGAGAAGAACAATAACAGGGAGTAGATTTTGAAAGAAGAATAGAGGCAGGGAGGGGACGGAGGAGCGGAGAAGAGGGGGACGAGGCTGGTGGAGCGAAGCGGCGAGCATTGGCAGGGACAGGGGGCTAAtcttggaagaagaagaagagtggGGTAGATCTGTTATGTTAGGCTCTCTGTAAGTAGTTTCTCcccttctctcttttttttttttgtcttgttcCTCTTTTGAAGGTCTCCAGCATatccttaatgctgaggaatacaacattaccagtttcaaaaaaaaagaaagaaaaaaagaggggGGCGGGGATGGGGGTAGtctttttctttaagaaaagagtaataataaaagttacaattacttttttttatacacTTGTCGATCACTGATTTGTTTGTTTGACACATCAGAAGCATTCGCACTTCACACATATGGTCTTGTCAGAGTGTCATAAGAGATACACTTCCTCTAAGAAGAGATGTCAATTTGATCACTGACAAAAAAAGCGTCTATCTTTGAGTGAGACATCTATGAATTTCGccaaagttataaaaaaaatagttgttttCTGTACTATAATAATCAAATTGCAATTAAGATAACTACAATTTAAGGAATAGATCGCCTTCTCGTTGAGATCATTTGTGCATCATTATTTGAAGTGCACACTTCTTTGAAGCGTGTAGGAGTTCACCCATGAAGGATAACTCCTCGCTTCACATTACATCCATCACTCTAAGAGATGAAACGGTGGTTTTAATAATAACGCTTAAATCAGTAACAGATCAAACCAAACTAACAAGCAGTTGCAAGCAAAATATTACCCCCTAATTTCAACTCCTTCAAGGTGTATGTAGGAAACTTCTTCCTTCACTTCAACAAGTCAAAAATCAAGATTATTATGTCGAACACAAGACCATAAAACCCCTATTATACAAAGTTGTAATGCTGTGTAGAGATACATCAGCATCTCTCTCCAACTAACTGCATAACCTAAAGGAAGAGACACACCACACTATTGACTGCTCAATAGTGTAAAGTTCTCTCAGgtcaaaagaaggaaaaaaagtatACAGCACGTGCAGCTATAGTTCACTGGTATCAAACCTGTTCTTCATACAGCGGCTGAAGACAACAACGTCAGCCCCAAGTCTCATCGAACTTGTCTTAAAACCGTTTCCATCTGAAAAGGAGGTGTAATACTTGTATAAAAAGAAATGGGAAAACAATAAAGTAACAATAATTACTTAATATCCATACACTGTCCAATGGCTGATTTGGACTTCTTATCTGAAAATCCAAAACTCAGACAGCATCGCATGGCTTCTTGGTTCATTCCACCACCATCATCTAGTAGAATATCAGACAAAGTCACAATCTCGTACTGACAGTtgttcaacaagaagaacaaacttcacaatcacaaacaaagaaaaaacagaaagaTGTGGAATACCTTGAATTAACAAAGCTGAAGTTCCATCCTTCGGATTTAACATTTTATCTATAATGGCATAGGTGGCCCCATTTTGTATCTGTTACCATCAATGAAAGAtggaattcaaaaataaaaatagtaagcACATTACCCAACTGCATGAGATCCATGAGTTACAATATTATCACATTTTTGACTAATTATAATCCCTGATATTGTCATCTATATGTCAAAAGATAAAAGAGATCTCTAATTGAATTGAGAGGCACACA is part of the Solanum stenotomum isolate F172 chromosome 8, ASM1918654v1, whole genome shotgun sequence genome and encodes:
- the LOC125872174 gene encoding protein MICRORCHIDIA 6-like isoform X2, with protein sequence MQLKEYQETELSCNQNTKPVVKGKMLKASDIVEPLYWRKSTLQLMPQASLCHLYVQHLFAASFGKLETMIPDLFTSRPLKIQNGATYAIIDKMLNPKDGTSALLIQDDGGGMNQEAMRCCLSFGFSDKKSKSAIGQYGNGFKTSSMRLGADVVVFSRCMKNRKLTQSVGLLSFTFLTRAGLDRIVVPMIDYEFMSATSKWTSICSEQHFVNNLSLLLQWSPFSTEEELLKQFDSIGDHGSKIIIYNLWLNDEGKMELDFYSDPEDIRISCDAESGKSYSRMSVSDLHLANTLRYSLRAYLSILYLRIPENFCIWLCGQIVEYHNIANDLKYREFILYKPQNGGCEEGSVITSIGFLKEAPLVNIHGFNVYHKNRLILPFWHVVVGISVNRSRGVVGVLEANFIKPTHNKQDFEKTPLFHKLEHRLKEMTWEYWDHHCGLIGYHATKQLRAPSQDSPQSRKKHATAKRKNCDHQIEPEILKQKAGLSVNLPDPESIQNPPATTITSPLEDQEMVLLLKENKRLHARCLEIEKKEEEFNAKVTLLRKELKEEQRKYARLLVQSAVLENSKREHTVIIV
- the LOC125872174 gene encoding protein MICRORCHIDIA 6-like isoform X1 yields the protein MQPEYQTSSQRQDVESIGHSGTTLLEKEHSPIDASSLSMSPICAAPLCRQFWKAGNYDSGLIYKSSSKNGTSFLRVHPKFLHSNATSHKWAFGAIAELLDNAVDEIQNGATYAIIDKMLNPKDGTSALLIQDDGGGMNQEAMRCCLSFGFSDKKSKSAIGQYGNGFKTSSMRLGADVVVFSRCMKNRKLTQSVGLLSFTFLTRAGLDRIVVPMIDYEFMSATSKWTSICSEQHFVNNLSLLLQWSPFSTEEELLKQFDSIGDHGSKIIIYNLWLNDEGKMELDFYSDPEDIRISCDAESGKSYSRMSVSDLHLANTLRYSLRAYLSILYLRIPENFCIWLCGQIVEYHNIANDLKYREFILYKPQNGGCEEGSVITSIGFLKEAPLVNIHGFNVYHKNRLILPFWHVVVGISVNRSRGVVGVLEANFIKPTHNKQDFEKTPLFHKLEHRLKEMTWEYWDHHCGLIGYHATKQLRAPSQDSPQSRKKHATAKRKNCDHQIEPEILKQKAGLSVNLPDPESIQNPPATTITSPLEDQEMVLLLKENKRLHARCLEIEKKEEEFNAKVTLLRKELKEEQRKYARLLVQSAVLENSKREHTVIIV